One segment of Chionomys nivalis chromosome 1, mChiNiv1.1, whole genome shotgun sequence DNA contains the following:
- the LOC130870350 gene encoding tubulin-specific chaperone A-like codes for MADPCVRQIKIKTGVVKRLVKEKVMYEKEAKQQEEKIEKMKAEDGENYAIKKQAEILQESRMMIPDCQRRLEAAYTDLQQILESEKDLEEAEEYKEARVVLDSVKLEA; via the coding sequence ATGGCCGATCCTTGCGTGAGACAGATCAAGATCAAGACAGGCGTGGTGAAGCGATTGGTCAAAGAAAAAGTGATGTatgagaaagaagcaaagcagcaagaagaaaagattgaaaaaatgaaggctgaagatggtGAGAACTACGCCATTAAGAAGCAGGCAGAAATCCTTCAAGAGTCCCGGATGATGATCCCAGATTGCCAGCGCCGGTTAGAGGCTGCATATACCGATCTTCAGCAGATACTAGAAAGTGAAAAAGATTTGGAAGAAGCTGAGGAGTATAAAGAAGCACGTGTAGTTCTGGATTCAGTGAAGTTAGAAGCCTGA